The sequence AGGCACGGCGGCGATTGTCATCGCCGCCGCCAAAGCAATTCCAAGAAAAGTGCGTAGCGGTTTTCTCGGGAAAAGCGCAAAGCGCTTTCCCTTGGGAATTGCGTCAAAACAGGAACATTGAGCGGGTCGGTGTTTCCGTGAAACGCCGACCCGCTCAAGGATTGCCGCAAATCGAAGGGCCGCCTCAGCCGCCATCAGCCGGTTTCCTTCCCTCGATCACAGTGTCCGCGAAAGGCTGGGCAGCAATAAGGCTAAGCTGCTTGGCGTAGTCGGCGGCGTTGGTGGCGGGGATGGCCAGCCGGAAGACGCCGTCGGCGGTCGGTCCGCCGATGATTTTCAGCCCGTTGCTGCCGAGGAATGCCGAAATGTCCGACATCTTCGCATCCGGCTTGAACTTGACCAGGGCGAACGGCATTTTCGCCAGATCGTCTTGCGCACCGGCAATCTCGAAGTCCTTGCCCTTGCCGCCGGGCTGAACCAGGGACTGCACCGCGATCAGCGCCAGCAGGACCGCCGCCGCCGCCCAGGCGACGCCAACCGGCACCGCCATGAAGCGGCCCCAGGCCTGCGCCAGCCAGGATGAGCCGGCCGGCTTGCGTGCGGGGCCGGCCTCGGCATCGAGCGCTTTGGCGAAGCGGCTGAGCGCATCGGCGGGCGGGCGGATCGCTTCATTGGCGGCGGATGTGCCGGAGAATTCGGCCTCGGCCTCGCCAAGGGCTGCCATTGCCGCCGGATCGGTCGCCAGCCATTCCTCGACAGCTTCGAGGTCGGAGCCTTCCAGCGAGCCGTTCAGGTAGAACGGCAGCAGCGTTTCCATTTCGTCGCGGCGCGACATCTTTTCAGCGGCGCTCATGGCCACCCCCTGTCGTAACCGGCGGCCTTGAGGGCCTCGCCGAGTTTCTTGCGGGCGTAGAACATCCGGGTCTTGACCGTCGCGACCGGGATGGCGAGCACCTCGCCGATCTCGGTCACCGATTGTCCATGATAATAGGCAAGATCGATCACCGTGCGGTGTTCTTCGGGCAAGGCGTCGATGAAGCGGCGCAAGGCGGCGGCCTTGTCCTCTTTCATGGTGACGACCTCCGGCGTGTCGGCGCCGTCGGGCACCGCGGCGGCGGCCTCGTCGTCGATCCAGTCTTCCTTCTTTTTGCGCAGCAGCGACAGCGCCTTGAACCGGGCGATGCCGAGCAGCCATGTCGAGACTTCGGAGCGCCCTTCGAAGCCTGGCGCCTGGCGCCACAGTTCGAGAAACACTTCGTTCGCGATATCGTCAGCCATCATTTCCGATCCCGTCTGGCGCGCCACGAAGCGGTAGACCCGCGCGTGGTGACGCATAAACAGAAGCCGCACGGCGGCACGGTCGCCCTTCGCGACCCGGTCGACAAGCGCGCGATCGGTCTCCGTCGCTGCCGTCATGGCCGGTCGAGCCGCCTGGCTCCTGTCTGCTCTGTCGCTGATCGGTCCAAAAGGTTCATCCTCCGCCAAGGAATTTGCGGAGGCTAACTGAAGAAAGGGGAGGTTGCCAGTGGCGCGTCTTCCCTTCTCCCCTTGTGGGAGAAGGTGGCCTCGCGAAGCGAGGTCGGATGAGGGGTGTGCGAAGGATCTCTGCTTTACAGAATTAAGCGCTTCAGATCCTTCCATCTTTTCACGCCGCGCTCCGTCACCCACCCCTCAACCGTCTCGGCGCTACGCGCCGATCCACCTTCTCCCACAAGGGGAGAAGGAAGAGCCGCGCTCAACTCAAGAAAGACTTAGCCTTCATCGTCGCCGGCACCGGCACGCCGAGCCGGCTCAGCACCGTCGGCGCCAACTGCAACTGGTCGAGCAGCGTATCGTCCTCGGGACCTTTCGCAGGACCGAAATAATACAGCGCGAAATCCTGCATCTCGTCGTCATGGCCGCCATGGTGACCGCGGTCGGTCTGGCCGTGATCGGCGGTGACCATCACCTCGTAGCCTGCCGCGATCCAGCCCGGCAGGAAGGCGGCCAGCATGCCGTCCATCGCATAGACGGCATGGTCCATCTCATGGCAGTCATGGCCGAAGCGATGGCCCATCGAGTCCAGTGTGCAAGTGTGCAGGATGCCGTAGTCGATGCCGTGGCGTTTCGTCAGCATGGTCAGCGTCGCGAACAGGTCGACATCGCTCGGCGTCATCTGGTTGCGGGCGTTGTAGCCGGTCATGGTGTGGAACCGGCCATGCGTGATCGGCCCGCCGGGCTCGTCATATTCCATGTCCTCGACCAGATCGAACGGGTAGGACCGGAAGAATTCCGACCAGTAGGAATGGGTTACCGCCCCGGTCTTGCCGCCGGCCTTGCTGACTTCCGAGAAGATGTCGGGCTGCCCGACGCGAAAGCGGTTCTCGTTGGAAAGGATGCCGTGCACCTGCGGCGACACGCCGGTGTGGATCGAGGCGTAGCAGCAGGCCGAGGTCGACGGCAGCACCGAGCGCATCTTCCAGACCCGCGCTTCGCCCGATTGTACCCAACCCTCGAGATTGCCCATCAGCCGGCGCCAGTTCCGATAGGGCACGCCATCGAGGATGATCAGCAGAAGCTTGGATTTGAGCGCCACGGGCTACTCCATGATGTCTAGCAGTTAAAACGGGAACGCCGCATGCCGTTTCGGGCACACGGCGTTCTTACACGTGAATCAGACGGGCACGTGAATCAAACAGGCAGGGTTCGGCTAAGCGTTGAGCCAGCACTCAGCCAACGCATAGCCATCCATCATTTCGCCATTCGGGTTCTTGACGTAGCCGCTGATCTTGTTGGTGGCGGCGGCGTCGATGAACTGGTTGAAGAACGGCACGATCAGCCCGCCTTCGTCGCGCATCAGCACCGCCATGTCATGGTAGATCGCCTTGCGCTTGGCCTGGTCGAGTTCGGCGCGGGCGGTGAACAGCATCTTGTCGAATTCCGGCCGCTTGAAGCGGGTGTCGTTCCAGTCGGCGGTCGAGACATAGCCGGTGGAATACATCTGGTCCTGCGTCGGCCGGCCGCCCCAGTAGGAGAGCGAGAAGGGCTGCTTGTTCCAGACTTCCGACCAGTAGCCGTCGCCGGGCTCGCGCTTGATCTCGATCTTGATGCCGGCCTTGGCGGCGCTCTGCTGGTAAAGCTGGGCGGCATCGACGGCGCCCGGGAAAGCGACGTCCGAGGTGCGCAGCAGGATCGAACCGCTATGGCCAGACTTCTTGTAGGCCGCGGCCGCCTTTTCCGGATCGAACTTGCGTTGCTCGATATCGGTGGAAAACAGCGGGTAAGCTTCGTTGATCGGGAAGTCGTTGCCGACCGAACCATAGCCGCGCAGGATCTTCTCCAACAGCTCGTCGCGGTCCATGGCGAGCTTCAGCGCCATTCTGAG is a genomic window of Mesorhizobium huakuii containing:
- a CDS encoding anti-sigma factor, which gives rise to MSAAEKMSRRDEMETLLPFYLNGSLEGSDLEAVEEWLATDPAAMAALGEAEAEFSGTSAANEAIRPPADALSRFAKALDAEAGPARKPAGSSWLAQAWGRFMAVPVGVAWAAAAVLLALIAVQSLVQPGGKGKDFEIAGAQDDLAKMPFALVKFKPDAKMSDISAFLGSNGLKIIGGPTADGVFRLAIPATNAADYAKQLSLIAAQPFADTVIEGRKPADGG
- a CDS encoding sigma-70 family RNA polymerase sigma factor, which encodes MTAATETDRALVDRVAKGDRAAVRLLFMRHHARVYRFVARQTGSEMMADDIANEVFLELWRQAPGFEGRSEVSTWLLGIARFKALSLLRKKKEDWIDDEAAAAVPDGADTPEVVTMKEDKAAALRRFIDALPEEHRTVIDLAYYHGQSVTEIGEVLAIPVATVKTRMFYARKKLGEALKAAGYDRGWP
- a CDS encoding alkaline phosphatase family protein, whose protein sequence is MALKSKLLLIILDGVPYRNWRRLMGNLEGWVQSGEARVWKMRSVLPSTSACCYASIHTGVSPQVHGILSNENRFRVGQPDIFSEVSKAGGKTGAVTHSYWSEFFRSYPFDLVEDMEYDEPGGPITHGRFHTMTGYNARNQMTPSDVDLFATLTMLTKRHGIDYGILHTCTLDSMGHRFGHDCHEMDHAVYAMDGMLAAFLPGWIAAGYEVMVTADHGQTDRGHHGGHDDEMQDFALYYFGPAKGPEDDTLLDQLQLAPTVLSRLGVPVPATMKAKSFLS